Within Sphingobium aromaticiconvertens, the genomic segment CCAGGCCCCGTTTCGAAGCCTTTCTTGAACGCGCTCCGGCCTTCATCGCTCAAGCTGCGCGGGGCCTTCAGGGTAGCGCGCTGGGCAATGCGCTTTCCCATTGGGAAGCCGCCCGCCAGTTGGCATCCGGGGCCGTCATCCTGTCGCTGGAACCGGGATCGGTCGTGTTCGAACTGGCAGGTCATGTCGCGGCCCTTTCCCCTTCGCGGCTCGCTGCCTGAAAAGCGACTTTGCGTAGGGAGGAAGTCCCGCTAGATAGCCGCCATGTCCAAGCCTTTCACGATCACCACCGCCATCAGCTATCCTAATGGCCGTCCCCATATCGGCCATGCTTATGAGGTCATCGCCACTGATGCCATCGCCCGCTTCCAGCGGATGATGGGTCGCGATGTATTCTTTCAGACCGGTACAGACGAACATGGACTGAAGATGGTGCAGACCGCGCGTGGTCGTGACATGGAGCCACGCGCTCTTGCTGATGAAATGGCAAGCTATTTCAGGCAGATGAATGACATACTGAACATCAGTCATGATCGTTTCATTCGCACCAGCGAACCGGATCATTATACTGCCAGCCAAGCCCTTTGGCAGGCAATGGAGGCCAATGGCGACCTCTATCTCGACCGCTATGAAGGCTGGTATTCGGTCCGCGACGAAGCCTATTATGACGAGAAGGAACTGGTCGAAGGGGAAGGGGGCGCCAAAGTCTCGCCACAGGGCACCCCGGTCGAGTGGACCGTAGAGGAAAGCTGGTTCTTCCGACTTTCCGCCTATCAGGATCGGTTGTTGGCGCTCTACAACGACCAGCCCGATTTCATTCAGCCCGAAAGCCGCCGCAACGAGATCAAGCGCTTTGTTGAGGGCGGGCTGTCCGACCTCAGCATCTCGCGCACCAGCTTCGACTGGGGCGTGCCAGTGCCTGACCGCGATGGCCACGTCATGTATGTGTGGGTCGATGCTCTGACCAATTATCTCACGGGTTGCGGCTATCCCACCGACCCGGATCGCATGGCGCGCTACTGGGCCGAAGGCGGCGACATTACGCATGTCATCGGTAAGGATATCGTGCGTTTTCATGCCGTTTACTGGCCAGCCTTCTTGATGAGCGCGAAACTGCCGCTGCCCAAGCAGATATTCGGCCACGGCTTCCTGCTGAACCGGGGCGAAAAGATGTCTAAATCGGTCGGCAACGTCGCTGACCCCATGGAACTGGCCGAGCGTTTCGGCGTCGACCAGTTGCGCTATTTTCTGCTGTCCGAAGTCACTTTCGGTAATGATGGCAGCTACAGCGCCGAAGCCATCGTCGCACGTTCCAACAGCGATCTTGCCAACAGTTTCGGCAACCTTGCCCAGCGGACTTTGAGCTTCATCGCCAAAAATCTGGAAGGGCGGCTGCCCGAACCGGCTCTACAGGCGGTGGACAGCGAACTGCTCGCCTCTATTGCCGAGGCGGCGGCGACCTTCCAGACGGCTATGAACGATCTGGCCCCATCGGTGGCGATCGAAACGTGGATGCGCGCCGTTTTCGGTTGTAACGCTTATATTGACGCGCAGGCGCCCTGGGCACTCCGCAAGACTGATCCCGCGCGGATGGAGGCCGTGCTGGCGACGCTCTATGAAGCCATTGCGCACCTCGCGATCATGATCCAGCCGGTTATCCCGGCCAGCGCAACCGCGCTGTTGGATCAGATGGGCGTAGCGCCCGAAACGCGGACCTATGCGGCAATCGGGCCGGGCTGGTATCCTGTCCTCCGCGCCACGGGCTTCACGCTTGCCGCGCCGAAGCCGCTTTTCCCACGCCTTGAACTTACGGAGGCGGAAGCCTGACGCCATGTTGATCGACAGCCATTGTCACTTGAATTACAAGGGATTGATTGAAGATCAGGCCAATGTGTTGCAACGTGCGCGAGATGCTGGCGTTGGCCTGATGCTCAATATAGCGACGCGTGAGAGCGAATGGGACGATGTTCTGAGCACGGCGCTGCGCGCGCCTGATGTCTGGGCCACCGTGGGCATCCATCCGCACGAAGCCGACGAGCATCCCCATATCGACACCGCCAAGCTGGTCGAGCGCGCTCAGCATCCGCGCGTCGTCGGTATTGGCGAAACCGGCCTTGATTATTATTACGACCATAGCGATCGCGATCGCCAGCAAAAGAGCTTTCGGTCGCACATCGCCGCAGCTCGGTCGACCGGCCTGCCGCTGATCGTCCACACGCGCGAGGCGGAAGCCGACACGATCGGCATCATGCGCGAAGAGATGGAGGAGGGGGGCTATAGCGGCGTCATCCACTGTTTTACCGCCAGCGGTGCCTTTGCCGATCAGGCGATGGCGCTGGGATTCTACATCTCCATTTCTGGCATCGTCACCTTCAAGAATGCAAAGGATTTGCAGGAAACAGCAACCCGCTTGCCGGCCGATCGCCTGCTGGTGGAAACGGATTCCCCATTTCTTGCACCTATCCCGCATCGCGGCAGGCCCTGTGAACCTGCTTATGTTGCGGACACCGCGCGTTTCCTCGCCAATCTGCGCGGTGAGAGCATGGATGCGCTGGCGGCAGCCACAACCGCGAATTTCCACGCCCTTTTTACCAAGATTCCGGCGCCACCCGCTGCATGACCCTGCGCGTCACCATCCTGGGTAGCGGCACATCGTCGGGCGTTCCCCGGATCGGCAACGACTGGGGTGATTGCGATCCGACGCACCCATGCAACCGTCGTACTCGTGTGTCGATCCTGGTCGAAAGTCCCACGACACGGCTCTTGGTCGACACCTCTCCAGACATGCGCGCCCAATTGTTGGCGGCCGATGTCATCGACATCGACGCCATATTATGGACGCACGATCATGCCGATCACAGCCACGGTATCGACGATGTGCGCCAACTCTATCATCATCGAAAAAGCCCCATGCCCGGTTATGGCCGCGCGCCGACGATGGCATTGCTGAAGCGGCGCTTCGACTATGCATTTGAAGGAACAAAGGACTATCCCCCCACGATTGCAGGGCATATCCTGCCTGATAGTCTGATCATCGGCGACATCGCCATCACCTGCGTGGATCAGCCGCATGGGAGCATATATTCGACAGGCTTTCGGTTCAGTCATGGTGAGATAAATGTTGCTTATGCCACTGATTTTCATGCCATGACCCCGGACATGCTGGCTCTCTACGATAGTGTCGACCTATGGATCGTCGATGCTTTGCGCGCTCGCCCGCATCCCTCACATCCCCATCTCGCGTTGACGTTGGACGCGATCGCGGCGGCACAGCCCAAACGCGCCATCCTCACGCATATGGATCAGAGCATGGACTATGCCACGCTCTGCCAGACGCTCCCTGCGGGTGTCGAGCCGGGCTATGATGGCCAGATAGTGAATCTGCCATGACAAACGAGGGGCGCTGATGGAATTGAGCACCGATCAGGCGATGGGCAGCCTCTGGTACATATTGGCGCTCATACTGGTGGGGTCCGCATTGATCGGGCGGCGGATGCGGTTGGGCAGCCTGCTTGGCATGTTGCTCGCTTGGGTAGTGATCTTTTGCGTCGTCCTGACACTGTTCAGCTATCGCCGGGAACTGGGAATGGTGAAGGACCGGGTTCAGTCCGAAGTAACCGGCACTCCAAACCAGCAAACGGAGGGGCAGGCGCTCCGCATCGCTATATCATCTGACGGCCATTATTGGGTTGACGGCGCCCTTAACGGCACCCCGACACGCTTCCTGATCGACAGCGGGGCCAGCGTGACCGCCTTGTCCGAAGGGGCGGCGAAGGCCGCTGGCCTGAATGTCGATGCGACCGGCATTCCCATGGTTATGCAGACCGCCAATGGTCAGGTTGAGGCGCATCGCGCCAGCGTCGCGACCCTGTCCTTGGGGCCGATCCGTGCCAGCGACCTGCCAGTCGTCGTGTCCCCCGCATTCGGAGAGATTAATGTGATCGGCATGAACATGCTCTCCCGCCTGAAAAGCTGGGGTGTGCAGAATGGCGAGATGGTGCTGACGCCATGACCCCTCATGGACATATTGGTCCACCCGACCAGCGCGAACGGCTGAAGGCGATCATTGGCGGTTCCACCGGCAATCTGGTGGAATGGTATGACTGGTATACCTATGCGGCCTTCACCCTCTATTTCGCGCCGCATTTTTTCCCCAGCGATGACCCGACGGCGGAACTTTTGGGGGCGGCAGGGGTGTTCGCCGTCGGATTTTTGATGCGGCCGATCGGTGCCTGGCTGATGGGCGTCTATGCCGATCGCCATGGACGGAAGAGTGGCCTTACCCTGTCCGTCTCGCTGATGTGCGGGGGGTCGCTGCTGATCGCCGTGACGCCGGGTTATGAAACAATCGGCGTCTTCGCGCCGACACTGCTGGTAATCGCGCGGTTGATGCAGGGGCTTTCGATCGGAGGCGAGTATGGCGCCAGCGCGACTTATCTGTCGGAGATGGCGGGCAAGAGTCGACGCGGCTTCTTTTCCAGCTTCCAGTATGTGACATTGATCGCCGGACAGTTGGTCGCCATCTGTGTATTGTTGATACTTCAGGCGGCGATGAGCGAAGCCAGCCTCGACGCCTGGGGATGGCGTATCCCCTTTGTCATCGGCGGTGGCCTTGCCGTTGTCGTTTTCTGGTTGC encodes:
- the metG gene encoding methionine--tRNA ligase; translated protein: MSKPFTITTAISYPNGRPHIGHAYEVIATDAIARFQRMMGRDVFFQTGTDEHGLKMVQTARGRDMEPRALADEMASYFRQMNDILNISHDRFIRTSEPDHYTASQALWQAMEANGDLYLDRYEGWYSVRDEAYYDEKELVEGEGGAKVSPQGTPVEWTVEESWFFRLSAYQDRLLALYNDQPDFIQPESRRNEIKRFVEGGLSDLSISRTSFDWGVPVPDRDGHVMYVWVDALTNYLTGCGYPTDPDRMARYWAEGGDITHVIGKDIVRFHAVYWPAFLMSAKLPLPKQIFGHGFLLNRGEKMSKSVGNVADPMELAERFGVDQLRYFLLSEVTFGNDGSYSAEAIVARSNSDLANSFGNLAQRTLSFIAKNLEGRLPEPALQAVDSELLASIAEAAATFQTAMNDLAPSVAIETWMRAVFGCNAYIDAQAPWALRKTDPARMEAVLATLYEAIAHLAIMIQPVIPASATALLDQMGVAPETRTYAAIGPGWYPVLRATGFTLAAPKPLFPRLELTEAEA
- a CDS encoding TatD family hydrolase; the encoded protein is MLIDSHCHLNYKGLIEDQANVLQRARDAGVGLMLNIATRESEWDDVLSTALRAPDVWATVGIHPHEADEHPHIDTAKLVERAQHPRVVGIGETGLDYYYDHSDRDRQQKSFRSHIAAARSTGLPLIVHTREAEADTIGIMREEMEEGGYSGVIHCFTASGAFADQAMALGFYISISGIVTFKNAKDLQETATRLPADRLLVETDSPFLAPIPHRGRPCEPAYVADTARFLANLRGESMDALAAATTANFHALFTKIPAPPAA
- a CDS encoding MBL fold metallo-hydrolase, producing MTLRVTILGSGTSSGVPRIGNDWGDCDPTHPCNRRTRVSILVESPTTRLLVDTSPDMRAQLLAADVIDIDAILWTHDHADHSHGIDDVRQLYHHRKSPMPGYGRAPTMALLKRRFDYAFEGTKDYPPTIAGHILPDSLIIGDIAITCVDQPHGSIYSTGFRFSHGEINVAYATDFHAMTPDMLALYDSVDLWIVDALRARPHPSHPHLALTLDAIAAAQPKRAILTHMDQSMDYATLCQTLPAGVEPGYDGQIVNLP
- a CDS encoding retropepsin-like aspartic protease family protein, with translation MELSTDQAMGSLWYILALILVGSALIGRRMRLGSLLGMLLAWVVIFCVVLTLFSYRRELGMVKDRVQSEVTGTPNQQTEGQALRIAISSDGHYWVDGALNGTPTRFLIDSGASVTALSEGAAKAAGLNVDATGIPMVMQTANGQVEAHRASVATLSLGPIRASDLPVVVSPAFGEINVIGMNMLSRLKSWGVQNGEMVLTP